A single Lolium perenne isolate Kyuss_39 chromosome 6, Kyuss_2.0, whole genome shotgun sequence DNA region contains:
- the LOC127307694 gene encoding protein CADMIUM TOLERANCE 4: protein MTKQKQEQAATPTPALFSLHPTLFFMFSSLDSNFQFTSAPAKATADDQSQGDDRRLSAMDRVKKRHEEKGFLYACFFMLCCCFCCHEACERCLQCFCCCRSKDE from the exons ATGACAAAacagaagcaagaacaagctGCCACTCCCACCCCCGCCCTCTTCTCCCTCCATCCCACACTTTTCTTCATGTTCTCATCTCTAGATTCCAACTTCCAATTTACCTCCGCCCCGGCGAAGGCAACTGCCGACGATCAGTCGCAGGGCGATGACAGGAGACTGTCGGCCATGGACCGTGTCAAGAAGCGCCACGAGGAGAAGGGCTTCCTCTATGCCTG CTTCTTCATGCTGTGCTGTTGCTTCTGCTGCCACGAGGCCTGCGAGCGCTGCCTCCAGTGCTTCTGCTGCTGCCGCAGCAAGGATGAGTGA